In one window of Camelus bactrianus isolate YW-2024 breed Bactrian camel chromosome 13, ASM4877302v1, whole genome shotgun sequence DNA:
- the PEX10 gene encoding peroxisome biogenesis factor 10 isoform X1: MGGQGREKRSLRLVQGCLGWALEARGRVVPNSYHCTSLTATLSGIMLFLCSGAKKWLEWRKEIELLSDVAYFGLTTLAGYQTLGEEYVGIVQVDPSQSRVPSRLRRGVLVALHTVLPYLLDKALLHLEHELQADSDGTRPLQGSLAPSVRSPWGARRWLHQHVTALTEQQQRALLRAASLLRQGLGCLQRLHVAWFYIHGAFYHMAKRFTGITYLRVRRLPAEDPRARASYRLLGLVSLLHLALSVGLQLYGFRQRQRARREWKPHCSLSQRRSHVEERVVSRNSLCTLCLEERRHSTATPCGHLFCWECIMQWCDTKTECPLCRERFLPQKLVYLRHYR, encoded by the exons ATGGgtggccaggggagagagaagaggagtcTCCGCCTCGTGCAGGGATGTCTGGGCTGGGCCTTGGAAGCACGAGGGAGGGTCGTTCCTAATTCTTACCACTGCACGAGCCTCACCGCCACCCTGTCAGGAATAATGCTGTTTCTCTGCTCAGGTGCAAAGAAGTGGCTGGAGTGGAGGAAAGAGATTGAGCTGCTGTCAGATGTCGCCTACTTTGGTCTCACCACACTTGCAG GCTATCAGACCCTCGGGGAGGAGTACGTGGGCATCGTCCAGGTGGACCCGTCCCAGAGCCGGGTGCCCTCCAGGCTGCGCCGCGGGGTCCTGGTTGCGCTGCACACCGTCCTGCCGTACCTGCTGGACAAGGCCCTGCTCCACCTGGAGCATGAGCTGCAGGCCGACAGTGATGGCACGCGGCCCTTGCAGGGCAGCTTGGCACCCAGTGTGCGCAGCCCATGGGGGGCACGGCGCTGGCTGCACCAGCACGTCACCGCCCTGACGGAGCAGCAGCAGCGAGCGCTCCTGCGGGCTGCGTCCCTACTCAGGCAGGGCCTTGGGTGCCTCCAGCGGCTCCACGTCGCCTGGTTCTACATCCATGGTGCCTTCTACCACATGGCCAAGAGATTCACAGGCATCACCTAC CTCCGCGTCCGCCGCCTGCCTGCAGAGGACCCGAGGGCTCGCGCCAGCTACAGGCTGCTGGGGCTCGTATCCCTGCTACACCTGGCGCTGTCCGTGGGCCTGCAGCTCTACGGCTTCCGGCAGAGGCAGCGCGCCCGGCGGGAGTGGAAGCCACACTGCAGCCTGTCTCAGCGCAG GAGCCACGTAGAAGAGAGAGTGGTTTCCAGAAACTCCCTGTGCACCCTGTGCTTGGAGGAGCGCAGGCACTCAACAGCCACCCCCTGTGGCCACCTGTTCTGCTGGGAATGCATCATGCAGTGGTGCGACACCAAG ACGGAGTGTCCCCTCTGCAGGGAGAGGTTCCTTCCGCAGAAGCTCGTCTACCTGCGGCACTACCGCTGA
- the PEX10 gene encoding peroxisome biogenesis factor 10 isoform X2, which yields MVPAAASPPEVVRAAQKDDYYRGGLRSAAGGALHSLAGAKKWLEWRKEIELLSDVAYFGLTTLAGYQTLGEEYVGIVQVDPSQSRVPSRLRRGVLVALHTVLPYLLDKALLHLEHELQADSDGTRPLQGSLAPSVRSPWGARRWLHQHVTALTEQQQRALLRAASLLRQGLGCLQRLHVAWFYIHGAFYHMAKRFTGITYLRVRRLPAEDPRARASYRLLGLVSLLHLALSVGLQLYGFRQRQRARREWKPHCSLSQRRSHVEERVVSRNSLCTLCLEERRHSTATPCGHLFCWECIMQWCDTKTECPLCRERFLPQKLVYLRHYR from the exons ATGGTCCCCGCGGCCGCCAGCCCCCCGGAGGTGGTTCGCGCGGCGCAGAAGGATGACTACTACCGCGGCGGGCTGCGGAGCGCGGCGGGCGGCGCCCTGCACAGCCTGGCGG GTGCAAAGAAGTGGCTGGAGTGGAGGAAAGAGATTGAGCTGCTGTCAGATGTCGCCTACTTTGGTCTCACCACACTTGCAG GCTATCAGACCCTCGGGGAGGAGTACGTGGGCATCGTCCAGGTGGACCCGTCCCAGAGCCGGGTGCCCTCCAGGCTGCGCCGCGGGGTCCTGGTTGCGCTGCACACCGTCCTGCCGTACCTGCTGGACAAGGCCCTGCTCCACCTGGAGCATGAGCTGCAGGCCGACAGTGATGGCACGCGGCCCTTGCAGGGCAGCTTGGCACCCAGTGTGCGCAGCCCATGGGGGGCACGGCGCTGGCTGCACCAGCACGTCACCGCCCTGACGGAGCAGCAGCAGCGAGCGCTCCTGCGGGCTGCGTCCCTACTCAGGCAGGGCCTTGGGTGCCTCCAGCGGCTCCACGTCGCCTGGTTCTACATCCATGGTGCCTTCTACCACATGGCCAAGAGATTCACAGGCATCACCTAC CTCCGCGTCCGCCGCCTGCCTGCAGAGGACCCGAGGGCTCGCGCCAGCTACAGGCTGCTGGGGCTCGTATCCCTGCTACACCTGGCGCTGTCCGTGGGCCTGCAGCTCTACGGCTTCCGGCAGAGGCAGCGCGCCCGGCGGGAGTGGAAGCCACACTGCAGCCTGTCTCAGCGCAG GAGCCACGTAGAAGAGAGAGTGGTTTCCAGAAACTCCCTGTGCACCCTGTGCTTGGAGGAGCGCAGGCACTCAACAGCCACCCCCTGTGGCCACCTGTTCTGCTGGGAATGCATCATGCAGTGGTGCGACACCAAG ACGGAGTGTCCCCTCTGCAGGGAGAGGTTCCTTCCGCAGAAGCTCGTCTACCTGCGGCACTACCGCTGA